From a single Pigmentibacter ruber genomic region:
- a CDS encoding HAD family hydrolase, with the protein MEKKHVIFDFNGVVVDDEKIHFLSSKIALKESFNHDFSEELYFKFFIGRTNEKAFEDYFKMLNIDSSIEEIIKIKNKIYMQIIQTEDVAIPSTINFINEYKNNFIYSIVSGASKNEILFHIKKLGIESLFLNIISCEDITESKPSPQGFLKAINLSHIPVNQTVIIEDSISGVKAAKAANAFCIALTTSHTKEELYQADIIVPELNISCFTK; encoded by the coding sequence ATGGAAAAAAAACATGTTATTTTTGATTTTAATGGAGTGGTTGTGGATGATGAAAAAATTCATTTTTTGTCATCAAAAATTGCTTTAAAAGAAAGCTTTAATCATGATTTTTCAGAAGAATTATATTTCAAATTTTTTATTGGTAGAACGAATGAAAAGGCTTTTGAAGACTATTTCAAAATGCTGAATATTGATTCTAGTATTGAAGAAATTATAAAAATTAAAAATAAAATTTATATGCAAATTATTCAAACAGAAGATGTAGCTATACCATCTACTATAAATTTTATTAATGAATATAAAAATAATTTTATTTATTCAATTGTGTCAGGTGCAAGTAAAAATGAAATATTGTTTCATATAAAAAAATTAGGGATAGAAAGCTTATTCTTAAATATTATATCATGTGAAGATATTACTGAAAGTAAGCCGTCGCCACAAGGCTTTTTGAAAGCAATAAATTTATCACATATTCCAGTAAATCAAACGGTGATTATTGAGGATTCCATTAGTGGCGTAAAAGCAGCGAAAGCAGCCAATGCTTTTTGCATAGCATTGACAACATCTCATACTAAAGAAGAATTGTATCAAGCAGACATTATAGTTCCTGAATTAAATATTTCATGCTTCACTAAATAA
- a CDS encoding substrate-binding periplasmic protein, which translates to MKKSIFKYLVCFILLLDNKGFPSTTVKVGGYTFPPYVDQHNPSAKQTGITIELINEMNKIQNDYKFEFVPTSSGRRYIDYKSNQFDMVFFEDIVWGWKDYDVISSELLTKDEEVYITKKKEGRDQSYFNDKKNKKFVGIKGYHYAFASYNNDIDFLKKNFRAELTSDHDGSIQMILYDRGDIGIVTHSYLDFYLNKNPDVKDKIIISNKPDQIYNLGIIARKNMDPKIEVVNKIIQKLKSSGALKKLFKQYNLKEI; encoded by the coding sequence GTGAAAAAAAGTATATTTAAATATTTAGTTTGTTTTATTTTGCTTTTAGACAACAAGGGTTTTCCTTCTACAACTGTAAAAGTTGGAGGATACACTTTCCCCCCTTATGTAGATCAGCATAATCCAAGTGCTAAACAAACTGGTATAACAATTGAACTGATAAATGAAATGAATAAAATTCAAAATGATTACAAATTTGAGTTTGTACCAACTTCCTCAGGTCGTAGATATATTGATTATAAGAGTAATCAATTTGATATGGTTTTTTTTGAAGATATTGTTTGGGGATGGAAAGATTATGATGTAATTTCTTCAGAATTACTTACCAAAGATGAAGAAGTTTATATAACTAAAAAGAAAGAAGGACGTGATCAAAGCTATTTTAATGATAAGAAAAATAAAAAATTTGTTGGAATTAAAGGATATCATTATGCTTTCGCAAGCTATAATAATGATATAGATTTTTTAAAGAAAAATTTTCGTGCAGAATTAACATCAGATCATGATGGAAGTATTCAAATGATTTTATATGATAGAGGAGATATTGGTATAGTAACTCATTCATATTTAGATTTTTATTTAAATAAAAATCCTGATGTTAAAGATAAAATTATTATTTCAAATAAACCCGATCAAATTTATAATTTAGGAATAATTGCAAGAAAAAATATGGATCCTAAAATTGAAGTTGTAAATAAAATAATCCAAAAATTAAAAAGTAGTGGTGCTCTTAAAAAATTGTTCAAACAATATAATTTAAAAGAAATATAA
- a CDS encoding HD-GYP domain-containing protein yields the protein MTISPFHNIDIVLIYKPFHFYLSISDITDVKLNIIENDLDEEINQKLIDHDRLKLFILKPQQYNQKFEQIQKFLNTGNNSKHIGFLLVEDPQEKCTILLRKKIEKYCKSNNIINFLKTPLAKNQFFYEVRNSIQTLFLKCSYEYLEAFSFLRDVESKAIKDLSKAMTNKSFLAKDFIDLVLKKSMEITMADAGFIFINEESFHSENKGNFASKIQNLNRPLKFYQKGKILNSQKIFLRKNYLDPSHSKVTRHLVENKIGISWFDNKNNLNPKEKIIALKKVSPLNEVDFDSKTYKIRSYCAFPILLPSGEMEGFILLINKRVSEDHILTKQYDIENYVTKFSSHDLDLLESFTNQAGIALDHSKLIYDLKKVFESFTAASITAIESRDPTTKGHSERVATLTVGLAEAVNKTSTGIYSGLEFSKIQIEEIRYASLLHDFGKIGVREHILNKEKKLFPHELENIESRFINLQDKLKINILENYINNLLLKNQAPNNIDLEKIRIEIEKTTEKLQKFYKIIQEVNEPAILSQEFFDKISEIAATKIIVGNLSFPLLTEREIEALSIKRGSLSQAERLEIESHVTHSYNFLVQIPWSSDLKDIPEIVYGHHERLDGSGYPRNLKGKNIPVQAKMMAITDIYDALVARDRPYKKAVPYERALSILESEAKAGKLDSELFRIFVDAKIGELTLDQNEIDAKINSKQTSVA from the coding sequence GTGACAATTTCACCGTTCCATAACATTGATATTGTTCTAATATACAAACCTTTTCATTTTTATTTATCGATAAGTGACATTACTGATGTAAAATTAAACATCATTGAAAATGATTTAGATGAAGAAATTAATCAAAAATTAATTGACCATGACAGACTAAAATTATTTATTTTAAAGCCTCAACAGTACAATCAAAAATTTGAACAAATACAAAAATTTTTAAACACAGGAAACAATTCAAAGCATATAGGATTTCTGCTAGTCGAAGACCCGCAAGAAAAATGCACTATTTTATTGAGAAAAAAAATAGAAAAATATTGCAAAAGTAACAACATTATTAATTTTTTAAAAACACCTTTAGCAAAAAATCAGTTCTTTTATGAGGTCAGAAACTCTATACAAACACTATTTTTAAAGTGTAGTTATGAATATCTAGAAGCTTTTTCTTTTTTAAGAGATGTTGAAAGTAAAGCAATTAAAGATCTTAGCAAAGCAATGACAAATAAGTCATTTCTAGCAAAAGATTTTATTGATCTAGTTTTGAAAAAAAGCATGGAAATAACCATGGCAGATGCTGGATTTATTTTTATTAACGAAGAAAGTTTTCACTCAGAAAATAAAGGAAATTTTGCAAGTAAAATACAAAACTTAAACCGTCCATTAAAGTTTTACCAAAAAGGAAAAATTTTAAATAGCCAAAAAATATTTTTAAGAAAAAACTATTTAGATCCAAGTCATTCAAAAGTTACAAGACACTTAGTTGAAAATAAAATAGGTATTTCTTGGTTTGACAACAAAAATAATTTAAACCCAAAAGAAAAAATAATAGCTCTAAAAAAAGTTTCACCTCTCAATGAAGTAGACTTTGATAGTAAAACGTATAAAATTCGCTCTTACTGCGCATTTCCAATTCTTTTACCATCTGGTGAAATGGAAGGATTTATTCTTTTGATTAATAAAAGAGTATCAGAAGATCATATATTAACTAAACAATATGATATAGAAAATTATGTTACTAAGTTTAGTTCGCATGATTTAGATTTACTTGAATCATTTACTAATCAAGCAGGTATTGCTCTAGATCATTCTAAATTAATTTATGATTTAAAAAAAGTTTTTGAATCTTTCACTGCAGCAAGTATAACTGCAATTGAATCTAGAGATCCAACTACAAAAGGACATAGTGAAAGGGTTGCAACTTTAACTGTAGGACTTGCTGAAGCAGTCAATAAAACAAGTACTGGAATTTACAGTGGTCTAGAGTTTTCAAAAATTCAAATAGAAGAAATACGGTATGCTTCTCTTCTCCATGATTTTGGAAAAATTGGTGTTAGAGAACATATTTTGAATAAAGAGAAAAAATTATTTCCGCATGAATTAGAAAATATAGAGTCAAGGTTTATTAATTTACAAGATAAACTTAAAATAAATATTTTAGAAAACTACATAAATAATTTACTTTTAAAAAATCAAGCCCCAAATAATATTGACCTAGAAAAAATAAGAATTGAAATTGAAAAAACTACTGAAAAATTACAAAAATTTTATAAAATAATTCAAGAAGTGAATGAGCCTGCAATTTTATCGCAAGAGTTTTTTGATAAAATATCTGAAATAGCGGCTACAAAAATAATAGTTGGCAATTTATCTTTCCCTTTACTGACAGAAAGAGAAATAGAAGCATTAAGCATTAAAAGAGGTTCTTTAAGTCAAGCTGAAAGATTAGAAATTGAAAGTCATGTAACACATTCTTATAATTTCTTAGTTCAAATCCCATGGTCTAGTGACTTAAAAGATATACCAGAAATAGTATATGGTCATCATGAACGCTTAGATGGATCTGGTTATCCCAGAAATTTAAAAGGAAAAAATATCCCTGTTCAAGCTAAAATGATGGCAATAACAGATATCTACGATGCACTTGTGGCACGAGATAGACCATATAAAAAAGCTGTACCTTATGAAAGAGCGCTCAGTATTCTTGAAAGTGAGGCTAAAGCTGGAAAGCTTGATTCAGAATTATTTAGGATTTTCGTTGATGCAAAAATTGGAGAGTTGACTCTCGACCAAAATGAAATTGATGCCAAAATTAACAGTAAACAAACTTCAGTAGCTTAA
- the dnaB gene encoding replicative DNA helicase, translating to MTTTPQVSHSITGLPHSREAEQAVLGTILTTPSSIFGYTDKLIPDYFFDPQHKIIVAAMRELVAENKPADVTLVYGKLREKGDNLKVGDLEGVRRLLEFNARPELLGYWLDEVKKYWELRLVIEACAEIVIKGKKVAGANVEEFLSFAEAKFTQLAESRITTGLIPSSQVVRQTILDLEKIFQNPGKITGIPSGFSDLDKITAGFQPSDLIILAARPAMGKTSLALNFAANAVLYHQKTVAFFSLEMSNSQLMQRMLATAAKIESHKFRDGKMTSDELGRLYPEAASFQTDKLLLDDSPGISIIDLASRCRKVKREKGALDLIIVDYLQLMSAHGAGKGSQSREREISIISMGLKSLAKELNCPVIALSQLNRGLEQRPDKRPRPSDLRESGSIEQDADQIMFVYRDEVYNKESPDKGIAEIIIGKNRHGSIDTVKLAFQSSYTSFHNLARFDN from the coding sequence ATGACAACAACTCCACAAGTTTCTCATTCAATCACCGGACTTCCGCATTCAAGAGAAGCTGAACAAGCTGTTCTTGGAACTATACTTACTACCCCATCTAGTATTTTTGGGTATACAGATAAACTTATACCCGATTATTTTTTTGATCCTCAACACAAAATTATTGTTGCAGCTATGCGGGAACTTGTAGCTGAAAACAAACCAGCTGATGTTACCTTAGTATATGGGAAACTTCGCGAAAAAGGCGATAACCTAAAAGTAGGTGACCTTGAAGGGGTTAGAAGGCTTTTAGAATTTAATGCGCGTCCAGAACTTCTTGGATACTGGCTTGATGAAGTAAAAAAGTATTGGGAACTGCGCTTGGTTATCGAAGCCTGTGCCGAAATTGTGATCAAAGGTAAAAAAGTAGCTGGGGCAAATGTTGAAGAATTTCTTAGTTTTGCAGAAGCAAAATTTACACAACTTGCAGAATCAAGAATTACAACTGGTTTAATTCCATCTTCGCAGGTGGTAAGACAAACCATTCTTGATTTGGAAAAAATATTTCAAAATCCAGGTAAGATTACTGGTATTCCAAGTGGTTTTTCAGATTTAGATAAAATTACTGCAGGATTTCAACCTTCTGACCTCATTATTTTAGCGGCACGTCCAGCTATGGGAAAAACCTCATTAGCTTTAAATTTTGCTGCTAATGCTGTTCTCTATCATCAAAAGACAGTCGCCTTTTTTAGCCTTGAAATGAGTAATTCCCAGCTTATGCAAAGAATGCTGGCAACAGCTGCTAAAATTGAATCACATAAATTTCGTGATGGTAAAATGACTAGTGATGAATTGGGTCGACTATATCCAGAAGCAGCTTCATTCCAAACTGATAAATTATTATTAGATGATTCACCAGGAATTAGTATTATTGACTTGGCCAGCCGCTGTCGAAAAGTAAAAAGAGAAAAAGGTGCTTTAGATCTTATCATTGTTGACTATTTGCAACTTATGTCCGCCCACGGAGCTGGAAAAGGTTCGCAAAGTCGTGAGCGAGAAATTTCAATAATAAGTATGGGATTAAAATCATTGGCAAAAGAATTAAATTGCCCGGTCATTGCATTATCTCAGCTAAATCGTGGACTAGAACAGCGACCTGATAAACGACCTCGTCCTTCTGATTTACGTGAATCAGGTTCAATTGAGCAAGATGCCGATCAAATTATGTTTGTCTATCGAGATGAAGTTTATAATAAAGAAAGCCCAGATAAAGGAATCGCTGAAATTATTATAGGCAAAAATAGACATGGTTCGATTGACACAGTTAAATTAGCATTTCAAAGTAGTTATACCTCTTTCCATAATTTAGCTCGCTTTGATAATTAA
- a CDS encoding helix-turn-helix domain-containing protein encodes MNSENLNRTIEGATVQGPADDNDNSPMANEKLLSFSTCPDEYKMFIEETSLEKLVYWKLFNLFEKFDEDSPNDILKTVLAHVERPLFALVLKKTKGNQSKAADVLGCNRNTLHRKLKEFSIEPRDLRRALRSSDQSTPRTSFSAKTEEVSL; translated from the coding sequence ATGAATTCTGAAAACCTAAATAGAACTATAGAGGGAGCAACTGTTCAAGGACCTGCGGATGATAACGATAACTCACCAATGGCAAATGAAAAACTTCTAAGTTTTTCTACCTGTCCAGATGAATACAAAATGTTTATTGAGGAAACAAGCTTAGAAAAGTTAGTTTATTGGAAACTCTTTAATTTATTTGAAAAATTTGATGAAGATTCTCCAAACGACATTTTGAAAACTGTTTTAGCTCATGTAGAACGCCCTCTTTTTGCTTTAGTTTTGAAGAAAACGAAAGGCAATCAAAGCAAAGCCGCTGATGTTCTTGGCTGTAATAGAAATACTTTACACCGCAAGTTGAAAGAGTTTTCTATTGAACCTAGAGATTTGCGTAGAGCGCTTAGAAGCTCTGATCAATCCACTCCACGCACTTCTTTTTCTGCTAAAACAGAAGAAGTTTCATTATAA
- the ychF gene encoding redox-regulated ATPase YchF — protein sequence MGFNCGIVGLPNVGKSTLFNAVTRTANAQAANYPFCTIEPNVGRVAVPDERLDNINKIVNAKRVVPTFMEFVDIAGLVKGASRGEGLGNQFLGHIKQVDAIVHVVRCFEDSNVTHVDGSTDPVRDVDTINTELVYSDFETVNKSLDKMSRLLKNNDKKILASHECALRLKNHLEGLKPARSFVTLNEDEDDYLKSLHLITRKQVLYAANVNENELADNAINSKHVNALRNLAEKEGSKVVVVSAKLEEELGQLDAEEAKLYMDDLKITEPGLDRLIKAGYSLLGLMTYFTAGVQEVRAWTIPKACKAPQAAGVIHSDFEKGFICAEVYAYDDLIRLGSETKVKEAGLYRKEGRDYVCKDGDIMNFLFNV from the coding sequence ATGGGATTTAATTGCGGAATTGTTGGACTTCCTAATGTTGGAAAATCAACCCTATTTAATGCTGTTACAAGAACTGCAAATGCACAAGCAGCAAATTATCCTTTTTGTACAATTGAGCCGAATGTGGGTCGTGTCGCTGTCCCTGATGAAAGACTCGATAATATTAATAAAATTGTAAATGCAAAGCGTGTTGTACCAACTTTTATGGAATTTGTAGATATTGCTGGTCTTGTAAAGGGTGCAAGCCGTGGCGAAGGTTTAGGAAACCAATTTCTTGGACATATTAAGCAAGTAGACGCCATTGTGCACGTTGTAAGATGCTTTGAAGACTCAAATGTTACACATGTTGATGGAAGCACAGACCCTGTTAGAGATGTGGATACAATTAATACAGAACTTGTTTATAGTGATTTTGAAACTGTAAATAAAAGCTTAGATAAAATGTCAAGATTATTAAAAAATAATGATAAAAAAATCTTGGCTTCCCACGAGTGTGCATTAAGATTAAAAAATCATTTAGAAGGTTTAAAACCTGCAAGATCTTTTGTTACTTTAAACGAAGATGAAGATGATTATCTCAAAAGTTTGCATTTAATTACGCGGAAACAAGTTCTTTATGCAGCAAATGTAAATGAAAATGAACTTGCAGATAATGCTATAAATTCAAAACATGTAAACGCATTAAGAAACTTAGCTGAAAAAGAAGGTTCGAAGGTTGTTGTTGTATCAGCAAAACTAGAAGAAGAACTTGGCCAATTAGATGCAGAAGAAGCTAAATTATATATGGATGATTTAAAAATTACCGAGCCTGGCTTAGATCGATTGATAAAAGCTGGTTATTCGCTTCTGGGATTAATGACCTATTTTACAGCGGGTGTACAAGAAGTTCGTGCTTGGACTATTCCAAAAGCATGTAAAGCACCTCAAGCAGCTGGTGTGATTCACTCTGATTTTGAAAAGGGTTTCATCTGCGCAGAAGTTTATGCATATGATGATTTAATTCGGTTAGGCAGTGAAACTAAAGTTAAGGAAGCCGGCTTATATAGAAAAGAAGGTCGTGATTATGTCTGTAAAGACGGTGATATTATGAACTTTTTATTTAATGTTTAA
- the nth gene encoding endonuclease III, producing the protein MKKTAKIISDKEIIYNIFSSLHQKWPDAKCELNHNNSFQLLIAVVLSAQATDKSVNKALEPLFTSYPQFSPKDLIEMGEENFLKVIKSIGLAKTKAKNCYNLSKILVTKYQGEVPKKREELESLPGVGRKTANVVLNVVYQQPTMAVDTHVDRVSQRIGLVEETNDRLKIEEQLLKIVPNQFALQAHHLLIFQGRYHCTAKNPKCDSCPITNYCLKKIKH; encoded by the coding sequence ATGAAAAAAACTGCAAAAATTATTTCTGACAAAGAAATAATTTATAATATTTTTTCTTCTTTGCACCAAAAATGGCCTGATGCAAAATGTGAATTAAATCATAATAATTCTTTCCAACTACTCATTGCGGTTGTTTTAAGTGCTCAAGCAACCGATAAATCTGTGAACAAAGCACTAGAGCCTCTTTTTACTTCTTATCCGCAATTTTCTCCTAAAGACTTAATAGAAATGGGCGAAGAAAATTTTCTTAAAGTTATAAAAAGTATTGGCTTGGCAAAAACTAAAGCAAAAAATTGTTATAATTTATCAAAAATTCTTGTTACAAAATATCAGGGAGAAGTTCCCAAAAAAAGAGAAGAATTGGAATCTCTACCTGGAGTTGGACGGAAAACTGCAAATGTCGTTCTGAATGTTGTGTATCAACAACCAACAATGGCTGTCGACACACATGTTGATAGAGTTTCGCAAAGAATAGGACTTGTAGAAGAAACAAACGATAGGCTAAAAATTGAAGAACAACTATTAAAAATAGTGCCTAATCAATTTGCACTACAAGCACATCACCTACTTATTTTTCAAGGCAGGTATCATTGCACAGCAAAAAACCCTAAATGTGATTCTTGCCCCATTACAAATTATTGCTTAAAAAAAATTAAACATTAA
- a CDS encoding sulfatase encodes MKMYKIRRQFIRLILRPLKVLRLSLVYFYGRFALALAIRGINLPGLNAIKKRMPTSALGAFERQVLIYEIKSERYFFRIGPLWIRKLIDKISFLFAKNKFWFLIVVKATSAIIIIAIPILFFILIRGILPVPERVPYKNINNKLSTNSNLKVDWLYTERIQQSNSYSISENNKYNFINPNDSRGVSITPVLENNIPNGLLHFGIGYYPIKFNLVRGFLVSENSDIEINKLKNVPIEVEDGNKLRIQYYLFPTKDKNIHQCKLELFDENGNMLTNLIEDTPQKISVRSATSIKTAWNERFVPNSTPNYGNLGEFIINLKIPPKKIIAKVTELVDNKNLTKNISLNNKNKEYYETFKQSFPNANGIDVTDDNCVFALGDFSFERRVVNPPKRRGIIFIVIDTLKAETAYDEDLMPNLNFFAKENAIKFLEHRSQSNMTVPSIVSLMTSNYPREVGSVAFAYAADNKSKKSFYNKQIPTIASTMQNLGYRVGGIGWLSLFTEALEGGLDLGFHNAIITENPEYEARIITEQMGNWLENYGEAPFFLYLHYNTSHGPYKPPVEKIDLAKFFSKPFGLNQKRQLYNGVARYWDSELPNIIQKLKDLGIYENVDIVITADHGAQLNVLPWYYFLGVPENIDGGYADKGNSLFDEEIRVPLIIKLAEQKQQYGRTVSIPTTHVDLFPTISSIAGNQSISKNWKGINFSEALKNDSHQSFLDLLKNRTHIYFDAHKYAGMLYWDDIFINKPIKYMRQLTPDSVKLYLTHNPWSEKINWYQPEMFSYVNLSEHSEKIVPNISYLELKKLRQEYFKISPSDKMLRFTPKYSGNLDFNLEVLNFDGINSPQVSLIPENVKFEIIRKNNNFKLFFTGKVKPEEEIWINLGKSNLVNLDFKSENKLVVCANGNIVDKKFVTKIINENICSFYSPPNSLIELNYSNSDNIIVIKKTLANEQVQQIEGAGAGAALQNALRDWGYAK; translated from the coding sequence ATGAAAATGTATAAAATTAGAAGACAATTCATCCGTTTAATTCTCCGCCCTCTAAAAGTTTTAAGACTTTCTTTAGTTTACTTCTATGGACGATTTGCCCTTGCTTTAGCAATCCGCGGAATAAATTTACCAGGACTAAATGCAATCAAAAAAAGAATGCCAACTTCTGCTTTGGGGGCATTTGAACGCCAAGTTTTAATTTATGAAATAAAAAGTGAACGGTATTTCTTTCGGATTGGTCCCTTATGGATTAGAAAATTAATTGATAAAATTTCCTTTTTATTTGCTAAAAATAAATTTTGGTTTCTTATAGTTGTGAAAGCCACTTCAGCAATTATAATTATTGCTATACCTATTTTATTTTTTATATTAATTAGAGGTATTTTACCTGTACCAGAAAGAGTTCCATATAAAAATATAAATAATAAGTTAAGCACAAATTCTAACTTAAAAGTTGATTGGCTTTATACAGAAAGAATTCAACAAAGTAACAGCTATTCTATTTCTGAAAATAACAAGTATAATTTTATTAATCCAAATGATTCCAGAGGTGTTTCTATAACTCCAGTATTAGAAAATAATATTCCTAATGGTCTCCTGCATTTTGGTATTGGTTATTATCCAATTAAATTTAATTTAGTCAGAGGTTTTTTAGTTAGTGAAAATTCTGATATTGAAATTAATAAGTTAAAAAATGTTCCTATTGAAGTTGAGGATGGAAATAAACTTCGAATACAATATTATTTGTTTCCAACAAAGGACAAAAATATTCATCAATGTAAGTTAGAATTATTTGATGAAAATGGAAATATGCTAACTAATTTAATTGAAGATACTCCACAAAAAATTTCTGTTCGCTCAGCAACATCAATAAAAACAGCTTGGAATGAACGATTTGTTCCAAACTCTACTCCAAATTACGGAAACCTTGGCGAATTTATTATAAATCTAAAAATCCCTCCAAAAAAGATTATAGCTAAAGTTACTGAATTGGTTGATAACAAAAACCTTACAAAAAATATATCTTTAAATAATAAAAATAAAGAGTACTATGAAACATTCAAACAATCTTTTCCAAATGCTAATGGTATAGATGTCACAGATGATAATTGTGTTTTTGCCTTAGGCGATTTTAGTTTTGAAAGAAGAGTAGTAAATCCTCCCAAAAGAAGAGGAATTATTTTTATTGTTATTGATACTTTAAAAGCTGAAACAGCTTATGATGAAGATTTAATGCCAAATTTAAATTTTTTTGCTAAAGAAAATGCCATTAAATTTTTAGAGCATAGATCTCAAAGTAACATGACAGTTCCAAGCATTGTTTCACTGATGACATCAAATTATCCAAGGGAAGTAGGTTCTGTTGCGTTTGCATATGCTGCAGATAATAAATCCAAAAAAAGTTTTTATAACAAACAAATTCCTACAATCGCTTCAACAATGCAGAATTTAGGATATAGAGTTGGTGGAATAGGCTGGCTTTCTTTATTCACAGAAGCTTTAGAAGGAGGACTTGATTTAGGTTTTCATAACGCAATTATTACTGAAAACCCTGAATATGAAGCAAGAATTATAACAGAACAAATGGGAAATTGGTTAGAAAATTACGGTGAAGCTCCTTTCTTTCTTTATTTACATTACAATACATCACATGGACCTTATAAACCCCCTGTTGAAAAAATTGATTTAGCCAAGTTTTTTTCCAAACCATTTGGCTTAAATCAAAAAAGACAATTATATAATGGAGTTGCTAGATATTGGGATAGCGAGTTGCCAAATATTATTCAGAAATTAAAAGACTTAGGAATTTATGAAAATGTTGATATTGTTATTACGGCTGATCATGGTGCTCAATTAAATGTTCTTCCTTGGTATTATTTTTTAGGTGTACCTGAAAATATTGATGGGGGATATGCTGACAAAGGAAATTCGTTATTTGATGAAGAAATTAGAGTTCCCTTAATTATAAAATTAGCTGAACAAAAACAACAATACGGACGTACTGTTTCAATTCCAACAACTCATGTTGACTTATTTCCTACAATTTCATCGATTGCTGGAAATCAATCTATTTCTAAAAATTGGAAAGGAATTAATTTTTCGGAAGCATTAAAAAACGATTCTCATCAATCCTTTTTAGATTTACTAAAAAATAGAACCCATATTTATTTCGATGCCCACAAATATGCGGGAATGCTTTATTGGGACGATATATTTATTAATAAACCTATAAAATATATGCGACAATTAACTCCTGATAGTGTAAAATTGTATTTAACTCACAACCCATGGAGTGAAAAAATAAATTGGTATCAACCTGAAATGTTTTCTTATGTAAATTTAAGCGAACATTCTGAAAAAATTGTCCCAAATATTTCTTACCTCGAATTAAAAAAATTGCGCCAAGAATATTTTAAAATATCTCCTTCAGATAAAATGTTACGATTCACTCCAAAATATTCAGGAAATTTAGATTTTAATTTAGAAGTTTTAAATTTTGATGGGATTAATTCACCACAAGTTTCATTAATTCCTGAAAATGTAAAATTTGAAATAATTAGAAAAAATAACAATTTTAAATTGTTTTTTACTGGAAAAGTTAAGCCAGAAGAAGAAATTTGGATTAATTTAGGAAAATCTAATTTAGTAAATCTTGATTTTAAAAGCGAAAATAAATTAGTTGTATGTGCAAATGGAAACATAGTAGATAAAAAATTTGTAACAAAAATAATAAATGAAAATATTTGTTCTTTTTATTCTCCACCAAATAGCCTTATTGAATTAAATTATAGTAATTCAGATAATATTATTGTTATTAAAAAAACATTAGCTAATGAACAGGTGCAACAAATAGAAGGAGCTGGTGCAGGAGCAGCCTTACAAAATGCTCTAAGAGATTGGGGTTATGCCAAATGA